A single region of the Mycobacterium lentiflavum genome encodes:
- a CDS encoding MCE family protein translates to MYLNKRVQVQLAFFSVITLLAGGIVMFGYLRLPGQLFGIGQYRVTLALNTSAGLYPNSNVTYRGTEVGRVDAVQLTPTGVDAVLSLRSAVKIPADLDAEVHSQTAAGENFVELIPRRAGGPNLKDGSVIPADRTTVPPDINNLLRATNTGLLAIPHDNLKTAIDESFTAFGGLGPELSRIVKSSTALAIDARKNLDALTTVVDHSKPILDTQVDTSDSIQAWASNLAQITGQLQAQDDSVRGIVKDGPAAADQLRQLLDRLRPTLPIIMANLVSLADVALVYQPNLEEVLVLFPAGVQMMQGAGLANRDTKQAYRGLYLSFNLNLNLPPPCTTGYLPAQQMRSPSEVDSPARPPGQIYCRVPQDSIFNVRGARNLPCETRPGKRAPTVKLCESDEPYVPLNDGYNWKGDPNATYTGQDIPQPPPGTPPPAGVLGPSPPPVAIPAAGYDPETGTYLGPDGHQYTQSDLAQTAPKEKTWQSMLTPPPQR, encoded by the coding sequence GTGTATCTAAATAAGCGAGTCCAGGTGCAACTGGCCTTCTTCTCGGTGATCACATTGCTGGCTGGAGGCATCGTCATGTTCGGATATCTCCGACTGCCCGGTCAGCTGTTTGGTATTGGGCAATACCGAGTTACGCTGGCTCTCAACACTTCTGCTGGACTCTATCCCAACAGCAACGTCACCTACCGCGGCACCGAAGTCGGCCGTGTCGACGCAGTTCAACTCACCCCAACCGGTGTCGATGCCGTCTTGTCACTGCGGTCGGCCGTTAAAATTCCCGCCGACCTCGATGCCGAGGTGCACAGCCAAACCGCGGCAGGCGAAAACTTCGTCGAACTCATACCAAGGCGTGCCGGCGGTCCAAACCTCAAGGACGGCAGCGTGATACCCGCTGACCGAACGACGGTGCCCCCCGATATCAATAACTTGCTTCGCGCGACGAATACCGGTCTGCTGGCAATTCCGCACGACAACCTCAAAACCGCCATCGATGAATCCTTTACCGCCTTTGGTGGTCTCGGCCCTGAATTGTCGCGAATTGTGAAATCGAGCACCGCCTTGGCCATCGATGCCCGCAAGAACCTGGATGCGCTCACCACAGTTGTCGACCACTCCAAGCCGATCCTCGATACCCAAGTCGACACCTCGGATTCGATCCAGGCATGGGCTTCCAATCTCGCTCAGATCACTGGCCAGCTGCAAGCCCAAGATGACTCCGTGAGAGGCATTGTGAAAGATGGGCCCGCCGCCGCGGACCAACTGCGCCAATTACTGGACCGACTGCGGCCAACCCTGCCGATCATCATGGCCAACTTGGTCAGTCTCGCCGATGTGGCACTCGTCTACCAACCCAACCTCGAGGAGGTTCTGGTGCTCTTCCCTGCAGGGGTGCAGATGATGCAGGGCGCTGGACTCGCCAACCGTGACACGAAGCAGGCCTACCGCGGCCTGTACCTGTCGTTCAATTTGAATCTGAACTTACCGCCCCCGTGCACCACGGGATATCTGCCGGCCCAACAGATGCGGTCGCCAAGTGAGGTCGATTCTCCCGCTCGTCCGCCCGGTCAGATCTACTGCCGCGTTCCCCAAGACTCCATTTTCAATGTTCGCGGCGCGCGGAACCTGCCGTGCGAAACCCGCCCCGGTAAGCGTGCCCCGACCGTGAAATTGTGTGAAAGCGACGAGCCATACGTGCCACTCAATGACGGTTACAACTGGAAGGGCGATCCCAACGCCACCTACACAGGCCAGGACATCCCGCAGCCGCCGCCGGGCACACCACCACCGGCTGGTGTACTCGGACCCAGCCCGCCGCCGGTCGCGATACCGGCTGCCGGGTATGACCCGGAGACCGGCACCTATCTCGGTCCGGATGGACATCAATACACCCAATCGGATCTGGCTCAAACGGCACCGAAGGAGAAGACATGGCAGTCAATGTTGACACCGCCGCCGCAGAGGTGA
- a CDS encoding MCE family protein: MRRNLSGLVVRLSIFVIVCVLGAFGLIAIFAQLRLQEEKSYDAVFTSVSGLAGGNFVRIAGVEVGKVKHISIRDDATALVEFTADESVVLTEGTKAVIRYDNLIGGRYLALEEGAGGTKKMPPGATIPLDRTAPALDLDALIGGFRPLFRALDPAQVNALTSQLIAAFQGQGATIGSILVQTASLTNTLADRDALIGQVVVNLNTVLGSFGDRSDKFGKAVQSLSELVHGLEGRKQDLSTALAYSNEGAASLASLLSQARPPLQKVVGETDRAAGTVLADRDYFDNLLNTLPDAYQVLGRQAISGDFFSFYLCDLVLKVNGKGGQPVYVKVAGQDTGRCTPR; this comes from the coding sequence ATGCGACGTAACCTGTCAGGCTTGGTGGTGCGTCTGTCGATCTTCGTGATCGTGTGCGTCTTGGGTGCATTTGGGCTTATCGCGATCTTTGCGCAACTGCGACTCCAGGAGGAAAAGAGTTACGACGCCGTCTTTACTTCAGTGTCAGGCCTGGCGGGCGGCAACTTCGTCCGCATCGCCGGCGTCGAGGTCGGCAAAGTCAAGCACATCAGCATCAGAGACGACGCTACGGCACTGGTCGAATTCACCGCCGACGAGTCCGTGGTGCTAACCGAAGGCACTAAAGCGGTGATTCGATATGACAACCTCATTGGCGGTCGATACCTGGCGCTAGAGGAAGGGGCCGGTGGAACCAAGAAGATGCCCCCGGGCGCCACGATTCCGCTGGATCGAACGGCGCCCGCCCTAGATCTCGATGCCCTAATAGGCGGATTCCGGCCACTATTTCGGGCCTTGGACCCAGCTCAAGTCAATGCGCTGACGAGTCAGCTCATCGCCGCATTCCAAGGCCAGGGCGCCACGATCGGATCGATCCTGGTCCAGACCGCAAGTCTGACAAACACATTGGCCGATCGAGACGCCCTGATTGGCCAGGTCGTTGTCAACCTCAATACGGTGCTCGGCTCGTTCGGCGACCGCAGCGACAAGTTCGGTAAGGCGGTGCAATCCCTTTCAGAACTCGTGCATGGACTCGAGGGCCGCAAGCAAGACCTCAGTACCGCGTTGGCCTACTCCAACGAGGGCGCGGCGTCCCTCGCGAGTCTATTGAGCCAGGCACGACCGCCGTTACAGAAAGTCGTCGGCGAGACCGACCGCGCAGCCGGAACCGTGCTTGCCGATCGCGACTACTTCGACAACCTGCTTAATACGTTGCCCGACGCCTACCAGGTCCTAGGCCGCCAGGCAATCAGCGGCGACTTCTTCAGCTTCTATCTATGCGACCTGGTGCTGAAGGTCAACGGCAAAGGTGGCCAACCGGTCTACGTAAAGGTCGCCGGCCAGGACACGGGCAGGTGTACCCCTCGATGA
- a CDS encoding MCE family protein translates to MPLASACEWHGLNSLPLPGTQGRGPDSFTIQAQMPDVNNIQENSRVRVGDVNVGTVTRIERQAWHALLTIRLNGDVNMPANSTISVGQTGLLGSLHIELGRPTNAPPEGRLHQGSLIPLSQGGAYPSTEQTLAAVSLLLNGGGLGQVQDITKALSTAFGGREDNLRSLMDQLDTFTSRTNHQTTDIIAATDSLNRLVGQFGAQKPVVDKALDTLPEALAVLNKDRDDLIEAVDQLGKFNAIAADSIRQTKEALVSELKDLGPVLESLANAGPALTRSLGLLATFPFPKDTLTKWMRGDYGNLTVIADLTLSRIDSALFTGTRWEGNLTELELQWGRTIGQLPSPYTAANPLTVPYHRDQGP, encoded by the coding sequence ATGCCACTGGCGTCGGCATGCGAGTGGCACGGCCTGAACTCACTTCCCCTACCCGGCACCCAGGGCCGCGGGCCCGACTCCTTCACCATCCAGGCCCAGATGCCGGACGTGAACAACATTCAAGAGAACTCACGCGTCCGTGTCGGTGACGTCAACGTCGGTACAGTCACCCGAATCGAACGGCAAGCCTGGCACGCGTTGCTGACGATCAGGCTCAACGGTGACGTGAACATGCCTGCAAATTCTACGATCTCGGTCGGTCAGACCGGCTTGCTTGGGTCACTGCACATCGAACTGGGACGGCCGACGAACGCACCACCCGAAGGTAGGCTGCACCAGGGTTCGTTAATACCGTTATCTCAGGGTGGCGCCTATCCTTCCACCGAGCAGACCCTGGCGGCGGTCTCGCTGCTGCTCAACGGCGGTGGGCTGGGTCAGGTCCAAGACATCACCAAAGCGCTCAGTACCGCGTTCGGTGGCCGCGAGGACAACCTGCGAAGTTTGATGGACCAGCTGGACACGTTCACCAGCCGCACCAATCATCAAACGACTGACATCATCGCCGCCACCGACAGTCTCAATCGGCTAGTCGGACAGTTCGGTGCACAAAAACCTGTGGTGGACAAGGCGCTTGACACCCTGCCCGAAGCACTAGCGGTGTTGAACAAAGACAGGGACGACCTCATCGAAGCCGTCGACCAATTAGGGAAGTTCAACGCGATCGCCGCGGATTCCATCCGTCAGACCAAAGAAGCACTGGTTTCCGAACTCAAGGATCTCGGCCCGGTGCTTGAATCGCTGGCCAATGCCGGACCCGCCCTCACCCGTTCGCTGGGCCTGCTCGCAACATTCCCCTTCCCCAAGGACACTCTGACCAAGTGGATGCGTGGTGACTACGGCAACCTCACCGTCATCGCTGACCTAACGCTCAGCCGCATCGATTCGGCGTTATTCACCGGGACACGCTGGGAAGGCAACTTGACCGAGCTGGAGCTGCAGTGGGGCCGCACCATCGGCCAATTGCCCAGCCCTTACACCGCAGCCAACCCGCTCACCGTTCCATATCACCGGGACCAGGGGCCCTAA
- a CDS encoding DUF732 domain-containing protein produces MATAALALTFCATPRAYGAPAPEVEYLYDVTVRRHYSFPDNDALGYGHGICDEVSRGDSYAQILDATKRDVGPSDEFAANYLVSYAVNLLCPALIWQLRNSAAHYRPPTTGG; encoded by the coding sequence GTGGCCACAGCCGCGCTGGCCCTTACTTTCTGCGCTACTCCACGCGCCTACGGCGCGCCGGCACCAGAGGTCGAATACCTCTATGACGTCACCGTGCGACGCCACTACAGCTTTCCCGACAACGACGCGCTCGGCTATGGCCACGGCATCTGCGACGAGGTCAGTCGAGGCGACAGCTACGCCCAGATACTGGATGCCACGAAACGCGACGTCGGTCCCAGCGACGAGTTCGCGGCGAACTATCTCGTTTCCTATGCGGTCAATCTGCTTTGCCCCGCACTGATTTGGCAACTCCGCAACTCCGCGGCGCACTATCGCCCGCCGACAAC
- a CDS encoding Mce protein, whose protein sequence is MAVNVDTAAAEVTESAPADRIDLGSSGVDLEGTELDGDEAFDDEHDAATTSPASAEKSGSKLRLALTLSTTAVVVVAGLIGWLGFRLHQDHQSQQQRSLLLQVGRQGALNLTTINYTEVDADIKRILDSSTGAFYDEFQKRSQPFVDVVNKTQSKTVGTITEAGLESQQGDQAQVLVAVSVHTSSAAAAEQPVRLWRMRVSVQKVGDVAKVSNVEFVP, encoded by the coding sequence ATGGCAGTCAATGTTGACACCGCCGCCGCAGAGGTGACCGAGTCGGCGCCAGCCGATCGGATCGACCTAGGCAGTAGTGGTGTAGATCTCGAGGGAACCGAGCTCGACGGCGATGAGGCCTTCGACGACGAACACGACGCAGCCACGACATCTCCCGCCTCCGCCGAGAAGTCTGGATCGAAACTCCGCCTGGCGCTTACGCTCTCGACGACGGCCGTCGTGGTGGTTGCGGGGCTGATCGGCTGGCTTGGATTTCGACTACATCAAGACCATCAAAGCCAGCAGCAGCGCAGCCTGCTTCTTCAGGTCGGTCGCCAAGGCGCACTGAATTTGACCACTATCAACTACACCGAGGTCGACGCCGACATCAAGCGCATTTTGGATTCCTCGACGGGCGCTTTCTACGATGAATTTCAAAAACGTTCCCAACCGTTCGTCGACGTTGTCAACAAGACACAGTCCAAGACGGTCGGCACGATCACCGAGGCAGGCTTGGAGTCCCAGCAAGGCGATCAGGCGCAGGTGCTGGTAGCAGTATCGGTGCATACCTCGAGTGCGGCTGCGGCCGAGCAGCCGGTGCGGTTGTGGCGGATGCGTGTCTCGGTGCAGAAGGTCGGCGACGTCGCCAAGGTATCTAACGTCGAGTTCGTGCCATGA
- a CDS encoding virulence factor Mce family protein → MIRRQSMIRVALAVILVAIALGGGFISLREVTKTRTNIVAYFVNSNGLFVGDDVRIRGVNVGKIEAIEPQPTQVKITFWVDDKYKVPADAKAVILSPTLVTARAIQLTPPYRTGPTLADHSVINEDRTAVPVEWDDFRAQLERLTKTLQPTAPGGVSTLGAFINTTADNLRGQGPAIRDAIIKLSEALSSLGDHSDDTFTSVRNLSTLVSALQDSTTLMRQLNDNLASVTALLANDPDEVANAVKDFNSAVNQVTSFVADNRNSLGTTSEKLASISRALTDSLDDIKQALHIAPTNLGNLINVYQPAQGTLSGILALNNFSDPISFLCGAIQAASRLNAEQSSKLCVQYLAPIVKNRQYNFLPLGLNPFVGAAARPNEMTYSEDWMRPDYVPPQAKPDALPGSVGSAPPPADGPQPPATDATTNGPVLPVNSPRQTDPAAGLSGMMMPAGSGS, encoded by the coding sequence ATGATACGTCGGCAATCCATGATTCGAGTGGCTCTCGCTGTCATACTCGTGGCGATAGCCCTTGGCGGAGGCTTTATTTCGTTACGTGAGGTGACGAAGACGCGAACTAACATCGTTGCCTATTTCGTCAATAGCAACGGCCTGTTCGTCGGCGACGATGTCCGGATCCGCGGAGTCAACGTGGGCAAGATTGAGGCAATCGAACCGCAACCCACACAAGTGAAAATCACGTTCTGGGTCGATGACAAGTACAAAGTACCGGCCGACGCCAAGGCCGTGATCCTCTCACCCACCTTGGTGACCGCCCGTGCCATCCAGCTGACCCCTCCCTACCGCACTGGCCCCACCCTGGCAGACCACTCGGTCATTAACGAAGACCGCACTGCCGTTCCCGTGGAATGGGACGACTTCCGCGCACAATTGGAACGCCTCACCAAAACCCTCCAGCCCACAGCGCCTGGCGGAGTCAGTACATTAGGCGCCTTCATCAACACCACCGCCGACAATTTGCGCGGGCAAGGTCCGGCAATCCGCGATGCCATCATCAAACTCTCCGAGGCGCTTTCGTCGCTCGGGGACCACAGCGATGACACGTTCACCAGCGTCAGGAACCTGTCCACGCTGGTCTCGGCTCTCCAAGACAGCACCACCCTGATGCGTCAACTGAACGACAACCTAGCGTCGGTCACCGCACTCCTAGCCAACGACCCCGACGAAGTCGCCAACGCCGTTAAGGACTTCAACTCTGCTGTCAATCAAGTCACTTCATTCGTTGCCGATAACCGCAACAGTTTGGGCACGACTTCGGAGAAACTCGCCTCGATATCGCGGGCCTTGACCGACAGTCTCGACGACATCAAACAAGCGCTCCACATCGCGCCGACCAACCTGGGCAACCTCATCAACGTCTATCAACCTGCCCAAGGCACTCTCAGCGGGATACTTGCGTTGAACAACTTCAGCGATCCGATTAGCTTCCTATGCGGCGCAATACAAGCCGCATCGCGATTGAACGCCGAGCAATCGTCGAAGCTGTGCGTGCAGTATTTGGCACCGATCGTCAAGAACCGCCAGTACAACTTCCTGCCTCTAGGTCTCAACCCCTTCGTCGGCGCCGCCGCGCGACCAAATGAAATGACCTACAGCGAAGACTGGATGCGACCGGATTATGTTCCGCCACAGGCAAAGCCAGACGCTTTGCCCGGTTCGGTCGGGTCAGCACCTCCGCCGGCGGATGGCCCGCAGCCACCTGCCACCGACGCGACAACCAACGGACCGGTTTTGCCCGTCAATTCACCCAGGCAGACCGATCCGGCTGCAGGCCTATCGGGCATGATGATGCCCGCCGGGAGCGGATCATGA
- a CDS encoding MCE family protein, which translates to MKPFRERNFIVIGVIGVTLLITAIVGAFNYSKLPFFSSGTTYSAYFDELGGLTTGSPVQVSGLRAGQVKSVSLEAHGVLVAFTVADDIRLGEQTEAAIKTIGLLGNKILTVTPRGKGRLSGVIPIERTTSPYQLPDALGDLTATISGLNTEQLSKSLQTLSDTLHDTPPQLKVAVDGVARFSQTLNERDAQLRTLLTNARKATGVLAERAGQIVRLIHDTNALLAQLRTQSAALDRLSGNISALAQQIQGLIAENRDSLKPALDKLNSVLAIIDDRKVQVQKSIKGFNDYVMALGESVSSGPFFKAYLANLFPGQFIQPFVDAAFSDLGLDPHVLAPSQRHDPQTGQPGTPPLPMPYPRTGQGGEPNRTLPDAITGNPGDQLCGLPGVPLPGPSCYPYRQPPPVPPPGGPPPGPPAPPIPGQASFDVPNPFPMDVLGPNDPPFAVSSREAGR; encoded by the coding sequence ATGAAACCATTCCGGGAACGCAACTTCATTGTCATCGGCGTCATCGGTGTGACGCTACTGATCACCGCGATCGTCGGCGCCTTCAATTACAGCAAGCTGCCCTTCTTCTCCTCAGGCACAACCTATTCGGCATACTTCGACGAACTGGGTGGATTGACCACCGGCTCTCCAGTGCAAGTGTCGGGCCTTCGGGCTGGACAGGTGAAAAGCGTCAGCCTCGAAGCCCACGGAGTGCTCGTCGCTTTTACAGTGGCCGACGACATCCGCCTTGGTGAGCAGACAGAAGCAGCGATCAAGACCATCGGCTTGCTGGGTAATAAGATCTTGACCGTTACACCGCGCGGAAAGGGCCGCCTGTCCGGCGTCATCCCGATCGAGCGCACCACCTCCCCGTATCAGCTGCCTGATGCGCTCGGCGATCTCACCGCAACCATCAGCGGTCTCAATACCGAGCAGCTGTCAAAGTCGTTGCAAACATTGAGCGACACGCTCCACGACACCCCGCCTCAGCTCAAAGTCGCCGTTGACGGCGTTGCGCGCTTCTCACAGACACTCAATGAGCGCGATGCGCAGCTGCGCACGTTGCTCACCAACGCGCGGAAGGCCACAGGTGTGTTAGCCGAGCGCGCCGGTCAAATTGTGCGACTCATCCATGACACCAATGCCCTTCTCGCACAACTGCGTACGCAAAGCGCGGCATTGGATCGCCTCTCGGGAAATATCTCTGCTCTGGCCCAGCAGATCCAAGGCCTCATTGCGGAAAACCGCGACTCGTTGAAACCAGCATTGGACAAGCTAAATAGCGTTCTGGCGATCATCGATGACCGCAAGGTTCAGGTGCAAAAATCCATCAAGGGATTCAATGACTACGTTATGGCGCTGGGCGAATCGGTGTCGTCCGGCCCGTTCTTCAAAGCCTATCTCGCGAACCTGTTCCCGGGTCAGTTCATTCAGCCTTTCGTGGATGCCGCGTTCTCAGATCTCGGTTTGGACCCTCACGTGCTAGCACCCTCCCAGCGCCACGATCCCCAAACAGGTCAGCCTGGCACGCCACCGCTGCCGATGCCCTACCCGCGCACCGGCCAAGGCGGGGAGCCGAATCGGACACTGCCTGACGCCATTACAGGCAACCCTGGCGATCAGCTATGTGGTCTGCCCGGCGTACCGCTACCCGGCCCTTCTTGCTACCCCTACCGTCAACCGCCGCCGGTCCCGCCGCCGGGAGGGCCGCCACCTGGTCCACCCGCGCCACCCATACCTGGGCAGGCATCCTTCGATGTACCGAACCCTTTCCCGATGGACGTTCTCGGTCCAAATGACCCACCATTCGCCGTCTCGTCTAGGGAGGCAGGACGATGA